One genomic segment of Catalinimonas alkaloidigena includes these proteins:
- a CDS encoding GDCCVxC domain-containing (seleno)protein, translating into MKVQKLSTLRCPICKHQILKRMPLEKTISEFVCMNCSSIIKTKRHECCVFCTYGSVKCPRAQAWRLLENILDGNL; encoded by the coding sequence ATGAAGGTACAAAAACTCTCCACCCTTAGATGTCCGATTTGTAAACATCAAATTTTGAAAAGGATGCCCCTGGAAAAAACAATTTCGGAGTTTGTGTGCATGAATTGCTCCTCAATCATTAAAACAAAAAGGCATGAATGCTGTGTATTCTGTACTTATGGTTCTGTAAAGTGTCCAAGAGCACAAGCATGGAGACTTTTGGAAAATATCCTGGATGGAAACCTTTAA